The stretch of DNA TCCTCGTAGCGCTCCGCGAGATCCGTCACGAGCGCGTGGATGTACTCGACGAACGCCAGCACGTACTCTGGGTCGGCCTGTCCGTCGGGGGTGCGTACCTCGACGGTACCGTGTTCCGAGTGGGGACGCACGTCGTACCAGAGTTCGCCCCGGTCGTTGATCGAGCCCTGCTCGACCAGCAGTCGCTCGAAATCGGCGAACTCCTCGAAGCTCTCGAATGCCGTCGGCATCCCGGTGTTCGGTAGGGCCTCGAATATCTTCGCCCGCGCCGAGGCCAGCCCGGTGTCGAAGCCGTTCCAGTAGGGCGAATTGGCCGAGAGCGCGAGCATAATGGGTAAAAACCAGCGGATCTCGTTGGCGATCCAGACGGCTTTATCGGGATTATCGACCCCGACGTGGACGTGCAGGCCCGCCGTGGTGTTTCGGTGTTGAGGATACTGGATCCGGTCGAGCTGGGAGCGATAGCGGGGTTTCTCGGCGTGTTCGAGTTCGCGCCACTTCGCGCCGGGATGCAATCCCGCCGCGGCGATCCGATAGCCGTGTTCGGCGGCGTAGGACACGAGGGTTTCACGGACCTCTCGAAGGACCTCGTCGGCCTCCGAGAACGACTCGATGACGGGCGTCTGGGTCTCGATCACGCATTTGAACAGCTCGTGATCGAGGCGCCCCTCGAGTACGCCGGGGGGATCGTTCTCGTAGACCAGTTCGTCCGTCCCCGAGACGGGCCGGCCCGATTCGTTGACGACGAAAAACTCCTCCTCGATCCCGAGGGTGCCCATCCGCGCGAAGTTCTCTGCCGAACCCGTCTCCATCGGAGTTCGATTCGTCCCCGTCGAATAAATACCCCCTGTTATATTCGCGGGCGGGCGACCACGGCGAGGTGGTCCTCGTGATAGGGTTCGAGACGCTCGGTTTCGAGGATCTCGTAGCCGGTTTCGAGGCGCTCTCTCACGTCCGAGAAGACCGCCTCGGGCTCGCGGGTCACGTCCTCGCTTCGGGCTTTGATCGCCGCGAGCAGCCGGCCGTCCTCGCGGAGGAAGGGTCGATTGCGGAGTGCCACGTCTGCCTGCCCGCGCGTCGCGACGTCCTGGACAACGGCGTCGACGTCGCGCTCGACGACGTGGGCGTAGCTCTCGGGTTTACGGGCGTCCTTCAGCAGCGGAAAGAGGTTCTCCCGGTCCTCGGCGACCCCGACGAGGTCCCGGACGGGCCGGGGCGCGAACTCGACGGCGTACGTGGGTCCGGAGAAGTCCGCGACGTGGCTCACGGTCGTGCCGCTCGCCGCACCCAGGTACAGCACCGTCGGCTCGTCGGGGAGTTCGAGGGCCATTCCCGCCTCGAACATCGCGCCGAGCTTCGAGCGATGGGGGTCCCACGCGCGCCACCCCTCCTCGACCGGCTCGCCG from Halalkalicoccus subterraneus encodes:
- a CDS encoding glutamate--cysteine ligase, with the protein product METGSAENFARMGTLGIEEEFFVVNESGRPVSGTDELVYENDPPGVLEGRLDHELFKCVIETQTPVIESFSEADEVLREVRETLVSYAAEHGYRIAAAGLHPGAKWRELEHAEKPRYRSQLDRIQYPQHRNTTAGLHVHVGVDNPDKAVWIANEIRWFLPIMLALSANSPYWNGFDTGLASARAKIFEALPNTGMPTAFESFEEFADFERLLVEQGSINDRGELWYDVRPHSEHGTVEVRTPDGQADPEYVLAFVEYIHALVTDLAERYEESVNPWGDAYDHRRELLDENKWRALRHGHDASFIDRDLSGTVSLSEVVERECDRLDVSGIERIYGAESGAQRQRRIREESGVDALYDSLTL
- a CDS encoding fibrillarin-like rRNA/tRNA 2'-O-methyltransferase encodes the protein MSRPDGIEKREFDGRQRLSTRGAAVYGEPVEEGWRAWDPHRSKLGAMFEAGMALELPDEPTVLYLGAASGTTVSHVADFSGPTYAVEFAPRPVRDLVGVAEDRENLFPLLKDARKPESYAHVVERDVDAVVQDVATRGQADVALRNRPFLREDGRLLAAIKARSEDVTREPEAVFSDVRERLETGYEILETERLEPYHEDHLAVVARPRI